From Aspergillus fumigatus Af293 chromosome 5, whole genome shotgun sequence, a single genomic window includes:
- a CDS encoding HPP family protein: protein MVHQPQHAPPSSKGFDLSRWHFDIDAYLNPYLPAPPWRWLPRPVSHFFGYRGDQPPKAVGNLVIAFWALIGAFCGVLVIAEVSLHVPSFQAHHAPIIVASFGATAVLEFSAIDSPFAQPRNVIVGQLAASIIGVAIGKLFALNPHAHSLPQVGGALACAITIAFMAITNTTHPPAGATALLAVTEVFELGWYLVPVVLLGCALILSVALLINNIQRRFPVYWWTPHSLARPKLEDVESIGHEKVSSVKPTESEDSVTDEPEEIIIRRGEVLMPDNLWISAEEREVLERVSQRIQ from the exons ATGGTGCACCAACCTCAGCACGCACCACCCTCCTCTAAAGGCTTTGACCTCTCTCGCTGGCACTTCGATATAGATGCCTATTTGAACCCGTATCTGCCCGCTCCACCATGGCGCTGGCTGCCTCGTCCTGTCTCTCATTTCTTCGGATATAGAGGGGATCAACCGCCTAAGGCTGTTGGTAACCTGGTGATTGCCTTCTGGGCCCTCATCGGAGCCTTCTGTGGTGTCCTCGTTATTGCCGAGGTCTCTTTGCATGTCCCGTCGTTCCAGGCACATCATGCACCCATTATCGTTGCTAGTTTT GGCGCCACCGCGGTGCTGGAATTCTCTGCCATCGATTCTCCATTCGCTCAACCTCGAAATGTGATCGTCGGTCAGCTGGCAGCGAGCATCATTGGTGTAGCGATCGGGAAGCTCTTTGCTTTGAATCCCCATGCCCATTCGTTACCCCAAGTCGGCGGAGCTCTTGCTTGTGCTATCACTATCGCCTTCATGGCCATCACGAATACAACGCATCCGCCTGCCGGCGCCACAGCTCTGTTAGCTGTCACGGAGGTCTTTGAACTGGGCTGGTACCTGGTTCcggtggtgctgctggggtGTGCGCTGATTCTCTCTGTGGCATTATTGATTAACAACATCCAACGACGGTTCCCCGTCTACTGGTGGACTCCGCATAGCCTTGCACGTCCGAAACtcgaggatgttgaaagCATCGGGCATGAGAAAGTATCCAGCGTCAAACCAACTGAATCTGAGGACAGTGTCACGGATGAACCTGAGGAAATAATCATTCGGCGTGGCGAAGTATTGATGCCTGACAACCTCTGGATCAGTGCAGAAGAACGGGAGGTGTTGGAGAGGGTCAGTCAACGAATACAATAG
- a CDS encoding ATP-binding cassette family ATPase ARB1: MVSASKAARLAKRAAEGDKKKTAKSKKDVKGDESPLVDADGEPRPTEDQPATTEEKMKEVEKLTAQMDKHGLSDRVTTGVLSSMASSRDVKITSASLVFHGKVLITDSTLELNFGRRYGLLGENGCGKSTLLKAIATREYPIPEHIDIYLLNEGAPPSDLGALEWVVTEAQNQLERMEKQAEEILEKDGPESPILEDLYDRMDKMDPSTFHTRASLILIGLGFNKQTIHKKTKDMSGGWRMRVALAKALFVKPSLLLLDDPTAHLDLEACVWLEEYLKKWERTLVLVSHSQDFLNGVCTNMIDMRMKQLLYYGGNYDSYHKTRSEQETNQMKAYHKQQEEIAHIKKFIASAGTYANLVRQAKSRQKILDKMEAEGFIQPVIPDRVFSFRFADVEKLPPPVLSFDDVSFSYSGSWDDTLYEHLDFGVDMDSRTALVGPNGVGKSTLLRLMTGKLQPIAGRVSRHTHLKLGMYSQHSAEQLDLTKSALDFVRDKFPEKSQDYQYWRQQLGRYGLSGESQTALMGTLSEGQKSRIVFALLAIECPNMILLDEPTNGLDIPTIDSLADAINAFSGGVVVVSHDFRLLDKIAKDIMVCENKTIRRWDGTIGEYKDHLRKKMVSEGAV; the protein is encoded by the exons ATGGTGTCTGCTTCCAAAGCCGCTCGTCTCGCCAAGCGTGCCGCCGAGGGCgataagaagaagaccgCCAAGTCAAAGAAGGACGTCAAGGGTGACGAGAGCCCTTTGGTTGACGCTGATGGCGAACCTCGCCCTACCGAAGACCAGCCCGCTACcaccgaggagaagatgaaggaagtCGAGAAGCTCACCGCACAGATGGATAAGCACGGTCTGTCCGACCGTGTCACCACCGGTGTTCTGTCCTCGATGGCTTCCTCTCGCGACGTCAAGATCACCTCCGCTTCCCTCGTGTTTCACGGCAAGGTCCTCATCACTGACTCCACTCTCGAACTTAACTTCGGTCGTCGTTACGGTCTGCTCGGTGAGAACGGATGTGGAAAGTCCACTCTTCTCAAGGCTATCGCCACTCGCGAGTACCCCATCCCTGAGCACATCGATATCTACCTTCTGAATGAGGGTGCTCCTCCCAGCGACCTTGGTGCTCTTGAATGGGTCGTGACTGAGGCGCAGAACCAACTGGAACGCATGGAGAAGCAGGCTGAGGAGATTCTGGAAAAGGATGGTCCGGAGAGCCCTATCCTGGAAGACCTGTATGAC CGCATGGACAAAATGGATCCTTCTACCTTCCACACTCGTGCCTCCCTCATTTTGATCGGTCTGGGTTTCAACAAGCAGACCATCcacaagaagaccaaggaCATGTCCGGTGGTTGGCGTATGCGTGTGGCCCTTGCCAAGGCCCTATTCGTCAAGCCTTCTCTTCTGTTGCTGGACGACCCCACCGCTCACTTGGATCTCGAGGCCTGTGTGTGGCTGGAAGAGTACCTGAAGAAGTGGGAGCGCACTCTGGTGCTTGTTTCTCACTCTCAGGATTTCTTGAATGGTGTCTGCACCAACATGATCGACATGCGCATGAAGCAGCTCCTCTACTACGGTGGTAACTACGATTCGTACCACAAGACTCGCAGCGAACAGGAGACCAACCAGATGAAGGCCTACCACAAGCAGCAGGAGGAAATCGCTCACATCAAGAAGTTCATTGCTTCTGCCGGTACCTACGCCAACTTGGTCCGACAGGCTAAGTCTCGCCAGAAGATTCTGGACAAGATGGAGGCTGAAGGCTTCATTCAACCTGTTATCCCCGACAGAGTCTTCTCCTTCCGTTTCGCTGATGTCGAGAAGCTCCCTCCTCCCGTCCTGTCCTTCGATGATGTTTCGTTCTCTTACTCTGGCAGCTGGGACGACACCCTGTACGAGCACCTTGACTTTGGTGTTGACATGGACTCGCGAACTGCCCTGGTCGGCCCCAATGGTGTCGGCAAGTCTACTCTCCTCCGTCTGATGACCGGAAAACTCCAGCCCATTGCCGGTCGTGTCAGCCGTCACACTCACTTGAAGCTCGGTATGTACAGTCAGCACTCTGCTGAACAGCTCGACTTGACCAAGTCGGCACTCGACTTTGTTCGTGACAAGTTCCCCGAGAAGAGTCAGGACTACCAGTACTGGCGTCAGCAGCTCGGTCGCTATGGTCTGAGCGGTGAATCCCAGACTGCCCTCATGGGTACTCTGTCCGAAGGGCAGAAGAGTCGTATCGTCTTCGCTCTGCTGGCCATCGAGTGCCCGAACATGATTCTGCTGGACGAACCTACCAACGGTCTCGATATTCCCACCATCGACAGTTTGGCGGATGCCATCAACGCCTTCAGCGGTGGTGTCGTCGTCGTGTCCCACGACTTCCGTCTCCTCGACAAGATCGCCAAGGACATCATGGTGTGCGAGAACAAGACCATCCGCCGCTGGGACGGCACTATTGGCGAGTACAAGGACCACCTGCGCAAGAAGATGGTTTCCGAGGGTGCTGTCTAA
- a CDS encoding putative NAD binding Rossmann fold oxidoreductase, producing MASKTWNVGIVGYGFSAKIFHIPFVTEVPQFKLYAIVQRTPKPEDDAEKDHPGIKSYRTAEDMIKDAAVDVVIITTAPDSHYALAKLALENGKHVVCEKPFTPTSEEANDLVTLAQQRNRLLAVYQNRRFDADFVTLTKLVKNGSLGRVVEFETHFDRHRPEEPPADVSKWKNKVIPGGSAIYDLGSHLLDQAVQLMGMPDRITGFVGSQRAVNTTGFEDSFTVLLHYNNGLLVTAKAGVVSPEEKQLRYWVRGEKGSFKKFHLDIQEDQLKAGMRPGDNGYAREPSDRYGTLTTIQDGKPVAEIFPTVEPPTYTEYYRKFARALAGEGDLPASGAEAAKVIRLIELAKESSKLGKTIDV from the exons ATGGCCTCCAAAACCTGGAACGTCGGTATCGTAGGCTATGGCTTCAGTGCCAAAATCTTCCACATTCCCTTCGTCACAGAAGTTCCTCAATTCAAACTCTATGCTATTGTGCAGCGCACACCCAAGCCCGAGGACGATGCCGAGAAAGACCACCCTGGAATCAAGTCTTATCGCACCGCTGAGGACATGATCAAGGATGCTGCGGTCGACGTTGTGATCATCACCACTGCCCCAGACTCGCATTATGCCCTAGCGAAGCTAGCTCTGGAGAACGGCAAACACG TTGTTTGCGAAAAGCCCTTCACACCCACCTCGGAGGAGGCGAATGACCTCGTTACCCTTGCGCAGCAGCGGAACAGGCTGTTGGCCGTATATCAGA ACCGCCGATTCGATGCCGACTTTGTCACATTAACCAAGCTGGTGAAGAACGGCTCGCTTGGCCGAGTTGTCGAATTTGAGACTCACTTTGACCGTCATCGGCCCGAGGAGCCACCCGCCGATGTTTCgaaatggaagaacaaggtCATCCCGGGTGGCAGCGCCATCTACGATCTCGGGAGCCATCTACTCGATCAGGCTGTTCAGCTGATGGGAATGCCGGATCGGATCACAGGCTTCGTTGGCTCACAGAGGGCTGTGAACACAACCGGTTTTGAGGACTCGTTCACTGTTCTGTTGCACTACAACAATGGACTTCTTGTAACCGCCAAGGCGGGCGTTGTGAGCCCCGAGGAGAAGCAGTTGCGGTACTGGGTTCGAGGAGAGAAGGGTAGCTTCAAAAAG TTCCACCTCGACATTCAGGAGGATCAGCTCAAGGCTGGAATGAGACCGGGAGACAACGGATACGCTCGGGAGCCTAGTGATAGATACG GAACCCTGACCACCATCCAAGACGGCAAGCCTGTCGCTGAGATCTTCCCAACAGTGGAACCACCTACGTACACCGAATATTATCGGAAGTTTGCCCGTGCTCTTGCCGGAGAAGGCGATCTCCCGGCCAGTGGTGCAGAGGCCGCCAAAGTCATCAGATTGATTGAACTGGCGAAGGAAAGCTCGAAGCTTGGCAAGACAATTGACGTTTGA
- a CDS encoding TFIIH complex kinase subunit CCL1, with product MFEDDIYRTSSQYKLWSFTEASLRSLRENTNAVASQRVRAALRRAREARQSANPSAAGTATAGTTADGKGADENDIDCLTPEEETELVRFYCEKAVELADTYKPPLPTTVRATAIQYIRRFYLSNSPMTYSPKTIMPCALFLATKTDNFYMSLRQFAEKVPGDTTAEDIIAPEFLIMQSLRFTFDVRHPFRGLEGGVMELQAMAEGLGQPAPHLPHQTSEDLRRGLLAVPPPPNAPQSSSITDRIARAHTTTRELLKTAAQMTDAYFLYTPSQIWLAAFMLADRPLAEYYLDTKLGGPTAESANAQAGNPLYELRVKLLRTLNQCAALLQSYKPLNSDPEQMKNLKRIGKKFYYCQNPEKISLAGQKRIPAAAAAAAASAGEGATSESEVERQAKKRKLEREQRDREARDIFGGELVAQRVKEGQVGQQQHPS from the exons ATGTTCGAGGACGACATCTATCGGACCTCATCACAGTATAAACTTTGGTCTTTCACAGAGGCCTCCTTACGGTCGCTAAGGGAGAACACAAATGCTGTTGCTAGCCAACGAGTCCGAGCGGCTCTGCGGAGAGCACGGGAGGCGCGACAGTCAGCCAACCCGTCGGCTGCGGGGACTGCTACAGCAGGAACTACTGCAGATGGCAAGGGAGCGGACGAAAATGACATTGACTGTTTGACACCAGAAGAAGAGACGGAATTAGTGAGGTTTTATTGTGAAAAGGCCGTAGAGCTGGCGGACACATATAAGCCACCGTTGCCGACAACAGTGCGG GCCACTGCGATTCAGTACATCCGTCGATTCTACCTCAGCAACTCGCCAATGACCTACTCGCCTAAAACAATCATGCCCTGCGCTCTCTTCCTTGCAACCAAGACCGACAATTTCTACATGTCCTTGCGCCAGTTCGCCGAAAAAGTCCCAGGAGACACAACGGCAGAAGACATCATTGCTCCCGAGTTCCTCATCATGCAAAGTCTCCGCTTCACCTTCGACGTCCGCCACCCCTTCCGCGGCCTTGAAGGCGGCGTCatggaactccaagccatgGCCGAAGGCCTAGGCCAACCCGCACCTCACCTCCCTCACCAGACCTCAGAAGACCTACGCCGCGGACTCCTCGCCGTCCCACCCCCACCAAACGCTCCCCAGTCCTCCTCAATCACAGACCGCATCGCCCGCGCGCACACCACCACCCGCGAACTCCTCAAAACCGCCGCCCAAATGACCGACGCCTACTTCCTATACACACCCTCACAGATCTGGCTAGCAGCGTTCATGCTCGCCGATCGCCCCCTGGCCGAATACTACCTCGACACAAAACTTGGCGGGCCAACCGCTGAGAGTGCCAATGCACAAGCAGGGAACCCACTCTACGAGCTCCGCGTGAAACTCCTCCGCACACTCAATCAGTGCGCTGCCCTCCTGCAATCATACAAACCCCTCAACTCTGACCCCGAGCAAATGAAGAACCTCAAACGCATCGGGAAGAAGTTCTACTACTGCCAGAACCcggagaagatctccctgGCTGGACAGAAGCGGattcctgctgctgctgccgccgccgccgcgtCGGCAGGCGAGGGCGCCACATCGGAAAGTGAAGTCGAGCGGCAggcgaagaagcggaagctgGAACGGGAGCAAAGAGATCGGGAGGCGAGAGATATCTTTGGCGGGGAGCTGGTGGCGCAACGGGTCAAGGAGGGCCAGGTTGGCCAGCAGCAACATCCGTCGTAG
- a CDS encoding WD40 repeat domain-containing protein encodes MDGFDEEAFKKFFPSSFGKQEKKLDVNAQIDRTKRSKLSTEPDGDKEEVTDNKPAVEDGEAEDETRGHDGKADSEDDSDDDDSEEEEDEFPVSHELLIKTHERAVTTMTVDPAGARLITGSTDCTLKLHDFASMTPTTIRAFKSVDPSAKKQSAAQETHPVHYVAFNPLSPSHVMVVSATPQPRILDRDGDTLTEFVKGDMYLRDLHNTKGHIAEVTSGAWSPTDYNLCVTAGTDSTVRIWDANVGRSQKEVIVHKSRVAGSAGRSKMTAVAWGSPKQGGPSILVAAALDGSLLMWGGNGPFTRPSGEIRDAHARDTWTSGLDISSDGRLVITKGGDDTIKLWDTRKFKQPITTVSHPSISARYPSSNIIFSPTSANVVTGSETGHLHILNPATLKPELVTPVTPGSPLVTVLWHERLNQILTGSANAETHVLYNPNMSTKGAALVMSRAPKRRHIDDDPSLTMDLSAGISGDSVVVGSNGVPHYSSATWSARHPTVGLTASGRSRDPRRPHLPATTPFAKSQPDERHIRENIPLSSMRDEDPREALLKYAEKAEKDPIFTKAWKETQPVPIFRELSDDEEEQEPNKKRAKR; translated from the coding sequence ATGGACGGGTTCGACGAAGAAGCGTTCAAAAAATTTTTCCCGAGTAGCTTTGgcaaacaagaaaagaagctTGATGTGAATGCCCAGATTGACCGCACCAAGCGGTCGAAACTTTCAACCGAACCAGATGGCGATAAAGAAGAAGTTACTGACAACAAACCGGCAGTCGAAGATGGTGAAGCTGAAGATGAGACAAGAGGACACGATGGAAAAGCCGACTCAGAAGATGAttccgacgatgatgactctgaagaggaggaggacgaatTCCCAGTCTCTCACGAGCTTCTTATCAAGACACATGAGCGCGCAGTGACGACCATGACGGTGGATCCGGCAGGAGCGCGATTGATTACAGGCTCGACTGACTGCACCCTCAAGCTCCATGACTTTGCCTCTATGACACCGACTACTATACGCGCATTCAAGTCCGTCGATCCGTCTGCTAAGAAGCAATCCGCCGCCCAAGAAACACACCCGGTGCACTATGTCGCATTCAACCCTCTGTCTCCAAGTCATGTCATGGTTGTTTCGGCAACGCCGCAACCTCGGATTCTGGACCGCGACGGCGATACCTTAACTGAATTTGTGAAGGGGGACATGTACCTGAGAGATCTTCATAATACCAAAGGCCATATAGCGGAGGTCACTAGTGGCGCTTGGTCTCCGACCGATTACAACTTGTGCGTCACCGCAGGAACGGACAGCACAGTTCGCATCTGGGACGCAAACGTTGGGCGATCGCAAAAGGAAGTCATTGTTCACAAGTCTAGGGTGGCTGGATCCGCTGGTCGGAGTAAGATGACCGCCGTCGCATGGGGCTCTCCCAAACAGGGCGGTCCTAGTATTCTCGTCGCTGCTGCCCTCGATGGAAGCTTGCTGATGTGGGGCGGGAATGGACCGTTTACTCGGCCTAGTGGAGAGATCAGAGATGCGCATGCTCGTGATACATGGACGAGTGGACTGGACATAAGCTCGGACGGAAGACTAGTCATCACCAAGGGAGGGGACGATACTATCAAACTCTGGGACACTCGAAAATTTAAACAGCCAATTACCACGGTCTCGCATCCATCGATTTCAGCTCGTTATCCGTCTTCTAACATTATCTTCTCACCTACGTCGGCCAATGTCGTTACAGGCTCAGAGACTGGCCATCTACACATCCTGAACCCAGCTACCCTGAAACCCGAGCTCGTCACTCCAGTCACGCCTGGGTCACCTCTCGTCACTGTTCTCTGGCATGAAAGGCTCAATCAGATCCTTACTGGTTCTGCCAACGCTGAGACACATGTTCTGTACAATCCCAATATGTCGACCAAGGGAGCTGCCTTGGTCATGTCCAGGGCGCCTAAACGTCGCCATATCGACGATGACCCGTCGCTTACCATGGACCTGTCTGCTGGTATCTCGGGCGACTCCGTTGTGGTCGGATCGAACGGAGTACCTCACTACAGCTCGGCTACCTGGTCTGCCCGCCATCCTACCGTCGGGCTCACGGCTTCGGGTCGTTCCAGGGACCCGCGACGACCACATCTGCCGGCAACTACTCCTTTTGCAAAATCGCAGCCGGATGAACGGCATATCCGCGAAAATATTCCTCTTAGCTCCATGCGAGACGAAGACCCTCGCGAGGCGCTGCTGAAGTATGCCgagaaggcagagaaagaTCCCATCTTCACCAAGGCATGGAAAGAAACACAGCCAGTTCCGATATTCAGAGAGCTgagcgatgacgaggaagagcaAGAACCCAATAAGAAGAGGGCCAAGCGGTGA
- a CDS encoding E2 ubiquitin-conjugating protein UBC1, with amino-acid sequence MASNRTRRIAKEIADIRADTHSQITAEPVEDDDVTHLRGTFPGPPGTPYEGGTYEVDIKIPNDYPFRPPVMKFVTKVWHPNVSSQTGAICLDTLSSAWSPVLTIKSALLSLQSLLSTPEPKDPQDAEVATMLLRRPKEFERVAREWAVIHAGAPRKHAGEGSGGATDETLRQEELRAKAEQEREDLSKYDGYNKDLIDRFCSMGFDVDRVVAAFKFYGIDRMNGEDYELDEAYMGDITARLLAVYSMPPFLSSVSYYKLDAELLQMQFSSWL; translated from the exons ATGGCTTCTAATCGAACGCGGCGTATCGCAAAGGAGATTGCGGATATTCGGGCTGATACTCATTCACAAATTACTGCCGAACCggtggaggatgacgatgtaACACATCTGCGGGGCACGTTTCCGGGGCCCCCGGGTACACCGTACGAAGGTGGTACTTACGAAGTCGATATCAAGATACCCAACGACTATCCGTTTCGGCCGCCTGTCATGAAGTTCGTGACCAAAGTCTGGCATCCCAATGTGAGCAGCCAAACG GGCGCTATCTGCCTCGATACGCTGTCGTCGGCATGGTCGCCGGTGCTGACCATCAAATCCGCACTTTTGTCCCTCCAATCCTTACTCAGCACCCCTGAGCCCAAAGATCCGCAGGATGCAGAGGTAGCGACCATGCTATTGCGAAGACCGAAAGAGTTTGAGCGTGTCGCCCGGGAATGGGCCGTCATCCACGCTGGAGCTCCCCGAAAACACGCTGGAGAGGGTAGTGGAGGAGCAACAGACGAAACTCTCCGGCAGGAGGAACTCAGGGCTAAGGCAGAGCAAGAGAGGGAAGATCTTTCCAA GTACGACGGATATAACAAAGACCTGATCGATCGATTCTGCAGCATGGGCTTCGATGTGGATCGAGTGGTTGCGGCATTCAAATTTTACGGCATTGATCGAATGAATGGAGAGGACTATGAATTGGATGAAGCTTATATGGGTGATATTACCGCACGGCTCCTGG CCGTCTATTCTATGCCTCCTTTTCTATCTTCTGTCTCTTACTATAAACTTGATGCCGAGCTTCTCCAAATGCAGTTCAGTTCATGGTTGTAG
- a CDS encoding O-methyltransferase: protein MADQSQRHPRPGEHESGKELKLLHFIYEQPDIDEIRGNPQRVLDLIHKFEEKYRFMNVGAAKGKIVTDLIAELKPHTMIELGGYVGYSAILFGDAVRRAGGKRYFSLELNPEYAAIANMLIELAGLRDFVRIIVGRSDKSLHKLFTSGEVKQIELMFLDHYKPAYTTDLMLCEQLGMIVPNVTVLAADNVLRPGNPPYLEYVRSTVEQKREAAKKGPIKSYNKEGIPQRTVQSFLGEDDKPSFEVLGNPNLVYKSTLHQPEGLQVR from the exons ATGGCTGACCAAAGTCAACGTCACCCTCGGCCCGGAGAG CACGAGAGCGGAAAAGAGCTTAAGCTCCTGCACTTCATCTACGAACAGCCCGACATCGATGAGATCAGAGGCAACCCGCAACGGGTTCTGGATCTCATCCACAAGTTCGAAGAGAAATATCGTTTCATGAATGTGGGAGCTGCCAAAGGCAAGATCGTCACCGATCTCATTGCTGAACTCAAGCCACATACAATGATCGAACTGGGCGGCTACGTAGGCTACTCGGCCATACTGTTCGGCGATGCCGTCCGGCGAGCTGGCGGCAAGCGCTATTTCAGTCTGGAACTGAACCCGGAATATGCCGCCATCGCCAACATGCTGATCGAGCTGGCTGGCCTGCGGGACTTTGTCCGCATTATCGTCGGTCGAAGTGACAAGTCGCTGCACAAGCTGTTCACCAGCGGCGAGGTCAAGCAGATCGAGCTCATGTTCCTCGATCACTACAAGCCCGCGTACACCACGGATCTGATGCTTTGCGAACAGCTCGGCATGATTGTTCCCAATGTCACGGTTCTGGCCGCGGATAATGTCTTGCGGCCCGGTAACCCACCGTATCTGGAGTATGTCCGCAGCACGGTGGAGCAGAAGCGCGAGGCCGCTAAGAAGGGGCCGATCAAGAGTTATAACAAAGAAGGTATCCCGCAGCGGACGGTCCAGTCTTTCCTGGGTGAGGATGATAAGCCCAGTTTTGAGGTGCTCGGGAACCCGAATCTAGTGTACAAAAGCACGCTACATCAGCCGGAGGGGTTGCAAGTGCGTTGA
- a CDS encoding proteasome regulatory particle base subunit RPT2: MGNQQSNIGGGPGGDGRDDKDKKKEKPKYEPPPPPTTRIGRKKRKAAGPSAASKLPDIFPTSRCKLRYLRMQRVHDHLLLEEEYVENMERLRKAKAQATLDSVSRGDLDIMDRNADERSRVDDMRGSPMGVGNLEELIDDDHAIVSSATGPEYYVSIMSFVDKDLLEPGASILLHHKSVSVVGVLTEESDPLVSVMKLDKAPTESYADIGGLESQIQEVRESVELPLLHPELYEEMGIKPPKGVILYGAPGTGKTLLAKAVANQTSATFLRIVGSELIQKYLGDGPRLVRQIFQVAAEHAPSIVFIDEIDAIGTKRYDSTSGGEREIQRTMLELLNQLDGFDDRGDVKVIMATNKIETLDPALIRPGRIDRKILFENPDQNTKKKIFTLHTSKMSLADDVDLDEFINQKDDLSGADIRAICTEAGLMALRERRMRVQMDDFRAARERIMKTKQDGGPVEGLYL; encoded by the exons ATG GGTAACCAGCAGTCAAACATCGGTGGAGGCCCCGGCGGGGATGGGAGAGATGACAAGGATAAGAAG aaggagaagcccAAGTAcgaaccaccaccaccacctacCACCAGGATTGggcggaagaagcgcaaggctgCCGGCCCTAGCGCTGCCTCAAAACTCCCCGACATTTTTCCTACGTCACGATGTAAATTACGATACCTTCGAATGCAACGAGTCCATGACCACCTGTTGCTCGAAGAGGAATATGTGGAGAACATGGAGCGTCTGCGTAAGGCCAAAGCTCAGGCAACGCTGGACTCCGTGAGCCGAGGTGACCTGGATATCATGGACAGGAATGCGGACGAAAGGAGCCGTGTGGATGACATGAGAGGCAGCCCCATGGGAGTTGGTAACCTGGAGGAGCTAATTGACGATGACCATGCGATTGTCTCGAGTGCCACCGGCCCCGAGTACTACGTTTCTATCATGTCATTTGTCGACAAGGATCTGCTGGAGCCTGGTGCCAGCATCCTTCTGCATCACAAGTCTGTATCTGTCGTCGGTGTGCTGACGGAAGAGTCCGATCCTCTGGTCTCAGTCATGAAGCTCGACAAGGCACCAACCGAGTCGTACGCAGATATTGGTGGTCTCGAGTCGCAGATTCAAGAAGTCCGAGAGTCTGTCGAGTTGCCCTTGCTCCACCCGGAACTGTATGAGGAGATGGGTATCAAGCCGCCAAAGGGCGTCATTCTCTACGGTGCTCCAGGTACCGGTAAAACCTTGCTTGCCAAGGCTGTTGCAAACCAGACCAGCGCCACTTTCCTTCGAATCGTCGGAAGTGAGCTGATCCAGAAATATCTGGGAGATGGTCCTCGGTTGGTGCGACAGATTTTCCAGGTCGCTGCTGAGCATGCGCCCTCGATTGTCTTCATCGATGAAATTGATGCCATCGGTACCAAGCGCTACGACTCTACATCTGGTGGTGAACGAGAAATCCAGCGTACTATGTTGGAGCTTCTTAACCAACTGGATGGTTTCGACGACCGTGGTGATGTAAAGGTTATTATGGCCACAAACAAGATTGAGACTCTGGATCCTGCCTTGATCCGTCCTGGTCGTATTGACCGAAAGATTCTCTTCGAAAACCCAGACC AAAAtaccaagaagaagatcttcACCCTTCACACGTCCAAGATGTCCCTTGCGGATGACGTTGACCTCGATGAATTCATCAACCAGAAAGACGATCTCTCTGGTGCTGATATCCGAGCTATTTGCACAGAAGCCGGTCTGATGGCGCTGAGAGAGCGCCGTATGAGGGTGCAAATGGATGATTTCCGTGCCGCAAGGGAACGGATCATGAAGACTAAGCAGGATGGCGGTCCTGTGGAGGGCTTGTATTTGTAA